The following proteins are encoded in a genomic region of Papaver somniferum cultivar HN1 unplaced genomic scaffold, ASM357369v1 unplaced-scaffold_10, whole genome shotgun sequence:
- the LOC113326210 gene encoding uncharacterized protein LOC113326210, giving the protein MTDGKSYNYNGTEIPPEALMKIFTYTSLTGYGNQDDIDSGHITGMVFVSERENLELLHIALRHNDVNPPRAIVHSLGDVLNRFHAEHPFEDGVRLEDSGCFAGDYLIYVSTKEQAIERRHPWTAVYRTNIMTGKTDRLTPREHADLSPSVSPSGKKIAVASFEDSGGWDSATEDQKTDIYVMNVEEPYDRRLVVKNGGWPTWGSDDIIFFHRKDDKKPYENATERIYWGVYRSDISSTGLVPVRVTPDNIDAFTPAAIDATTVAVATIRQKSEFGDTRVEARHIEIFYSAGGQEPSQITQKVRPKGDYFNPFVIGDGIHGKRVGYHCCTSEPLKEQEEIKRQFQIITSPDPDVGRLGWEEDFQHFPKAETDLHLLTIISRLYMYLTTKSYMKLQRYQKEYEI; this is encoded by the exons ATGACTGACGGGAAATCCTACAATTACAATGGTACTGAGATCCCACCTGAAGCCCTTATGAAAATTTTCACCTACACAAGTTTGACTGGCTATGGCAACCAAGATGATATTGATTCAGGCCATATCACAGGCATGGTTTTCGTTTCCGAACGAGAAAACCTTGAATTGCTTCACATAGCTCTCCGTCACAATGATGTCAACCCACCCAGGGCAATAGTCCACAGCTTAGGCGACGTTTTAAATAGATTCCATGCCGAACATCCATTTGAAGATGGTGTTCGCCTGGAAGACAGTGGTTGCTTTGCCGGTGATTATCTCATCTATGTCAGCACCAAGGAACAAGCGATTGAACGTCGCCATCCTTGGACTGCTGTTTATAGAACCAATATTATGACCGGAAAAACTGACCGCCTCACACCAAGAG AGCATGCTGATTTAAGCCCCTCGGTATCCCCGTCTGGAAAGAAGATAGCGGTGGCGTCCTTCGAAGATTCGGGAGGTTGGGATAGTGCAACGGAAGACCAAAAGACTGACATTTATGTCATGAATGTAGAGGAGCCTTACGATCGCAGGTTGGTTGTGAAAAATGGGGGTTGGCCGACTTGGGGAAGTGATGATATCATATTCTTCCACCGCAAGGATGACAAAAAACCTTATGAGAATGCAACAGAAAGAATTTACTGGGGTGTGTATCGATCCGACATTAGCAGTACTGGCCTTGTGCCTGTGCGTGTGACCCCAGATAACATTGATGCATTCACACCGGCAGCCATTGACGCCACCACAGTAGCTGTCGCTACTATTcggcagaaatcagagtttggtGATACCCGTGTTGAAGCTCGGCACATTGAGATTTTTTATTCAGCAGGAGGGCAAGAACCCTCACAAATCACTCAAAAAGTCAGACCAAAGGGTGACTATTTCAACCCCTTTGTGATAGGTGATGGGATTCATGGGAAGCGTGTTGGCTACCATTGTTGCACCAGTGAGCCTCTCAAG GAGCAAGAAGAgatcaaaagacagtttcaaaTCATCACTTCTCCTGATCCAGATGTAGGACGTTTAGGGTGGGAGGAGGATTTCCAACATTTTCCAAAAGCGGAAACAGACTTGCATTTGTTGACAATCATTTCAAGACTGTATATGTACTTGACAACGAAAAGCTATATGAAGCTACAGAGGTACCAGAAAGAGTATGAAATATAA
- the LOC113326607 gene encoding uncharacterized protein LOC113326607, producing MSRLEVALPSFRPPVPLDIFSCPIPPTSSGDELSLTDGNSYNYSGSQIPPEALMKIFTYTSLTGYGTQEDVDSGRITGMIFVSERDNLELLYISIRQNDVNPPREIVHSLADIFRRSPFHGVRMEDTGCFADNHLIYVSTKERATERRQPWTAVYRTNLMTGETGRLTPRAHADLSPSVSPCGKKIAVASFEGNEGWDGAIEDQRTDIYVMNVEDPYDRRLVVKNGGWPTWGSDNIIFFHRKGDSRWGVHRADIANGGVTPVTPDNIDAFTPAAIDATTVAVVTIRQNSKSSDLNEEAKYRHIEIFCSTGEQEPIRITQITCPTTDHFNPFVIVDPKIGDGKRIGYHRSTSEALDNDEGEIRRQFQIVTSPDPEIGLFRVGGGFPTFSKNGSRLAFVDNDFKIVWVLDNGRLNIACELYENSVFSPVWDQNDRSDKLYVCIGPSFSAVETVNIHVIQNVSRYRRQLEQLTDGFNNAFPSSSPDGKQIVYRSTRDGYKNLYIMDAVKGVTKGRKPKRLTDGDWTDTQCQWSPKGNWIVFSSNRDKPPGTPEKDHGLDSGYFAVYLVNPNDPTVVVRVIASGNDLGGHVNHPFFSPDGLSIVVTSDLAAVSVDPISLPIITHSARPYGDIFTFDIDPVNITENDDRVKPKVFNRITHSRFENSTGTWTNSPARKVKASRDLLNDEELKEKDFTKVACPYRGGCN from the exons ATGTCGAGATTAGAGGTAGCATTGCCTTCTTTTCGACCACCGGTGCCGCTTGACATATTTTCTTGCCCGATTCCACCAACATCGAGTGGAGATGAACTTAGCTTGACTGATGGGAACTCCTACAATTACAGCGGCTCCCAGATCCCACCTGAAGCCCTTATGAAAATTTTCACCTACACGAGTTTGACTGGCTATGGCACCCAGGAGGATGTAGATTCAGGTCGTATCACAGGCATGATTTTTGTATCTGAAAGAGACAACCTTGAATTGCTTTACATATCTATCCGTCAGAATGATGTCAACCCACCGAGGGAAATAGTCCATAGCTTGGCCGATATTTTCCGTAGATCCCCTTTCCATGGTGTTCGAATGGAAGACACTGGTTGCTTTGCCGATAATCATCTTATCTATGTCAGCACCAAGGAACGAGCTACTGAACGTCGTCAGCCTTGGACTGCTGTTTATAGAACCAATCTTATGACCGGAGAAACTGGCCGTCTCACGCCACGAG CTCATGCTGATTTAAGCCCCTCGGTATCCCCGTGTGGGAAGAAGATAGCTGTGGCGTCGTTTGAGGGAAATGAAGGTTGGGATGGAGCAATCGAAGACCAAAGGACTGACATTTATGTCATGAATGTAGAGGATCCCTATGATCGCAGGTTGGTTGTAAAGAATGGGGGTTGGCCGACTTGGGGAAGTGACAACATCATATTCTTCCACCGTAAGGGTGACAGTCGTTGGGGAGTGCACCGAGCTGACATTGCCAATGGTGGTGTTACTCCAGTAACCCCAGACAACATTGATGCATTCACACCGGCAGCCATCGACGCCACCACTGTAGCTGTTGTAACTATTCGCCAGAATTCCAAGTCCAGTGATCTCAATGAGGAAGCAAAATATCGACATATCGAGATATTTTGCTCAACAGGAGAACAAGAGCCAATCCGAATCACCCAAATAACTTGTCCAACCACTGACCATTTCAATCCCTTTGTGATAGTGGATCCGAAGATTGGTGATGGGAAGCGGATCGGCTACCATCGTTCCACGAGTGAAGCTCTCGACAAC GACGAAGGAGAGATCAGAAGGCAGTTTCAAATTGTCACTTCTCCAGATCCGGAAATAGGATTATTCAGGGTGGGAGGAGGATTTCCCACATTTTCCAAAAACGGATCCAGGCTTGCATTTGTTGACAATGATTTCAAGATCGTCTGGGTACTTGACAACGGAAGGCTAAATATAGCTTGCGAG CTATACGAAAACAGTGTCTTTTCACCAGTTTGGGACCAAAACGATAGGAGCGACAAATTGTATGTTTGCATCGGACCTTCTTTCAGCGCTGTTGAAACTGTAAACATCCACGTCATCCAAAATGTGTCCCGTTATAGACGGCAACTCGAGCAGCTCACAGATGGGTTCAATAATGCCTTCCCATCCAGCAGTCCAGACG GGAAACAAATAGTTTATCGGTCAACAAGAGACGGATACAAGAACCTATACATAATGGACGCAGTAAAAGGGGTGACGAAGGGAAGGAAGCCGAAAAGGCTAACAGATGGGGATTGGACTGACACACAATGCCAGTGGTCTCCCAAAGGAAATTGGATAGTTTTTTCGTCAAATCGTGATAAGCCTCCAGGTACACCAGAAAAGGACCATGGTCTTGACTCAGGATACTTTGCTGTGTATCTAGTGAATCCGAATGATCCGACTGTGGTTGTAAGAGTGATAGCAAGTGGAAATGATTTAGGGGGGCATGTAAACCATCCATTCTTCAGTCCAGATGGACTTAGCATTGTTGTGACTTCAGATCTTGCTGCAGTGTCTGTTGATCCCATATCTTTGCCGATCATTACCCACTCAGCCAGGCCTTATGGAGACATCTTCACGTTCGACATTGACCCAGTAAACATAACGGAGAACGATGACAGGGTGAAACCAAAGGTGTTCAACCGCATCACACACAGTAGATTTGAAAATTCAACAGGTACTTGGACAAATTCGCCGGCAAGGAAAGTAAAAGCATCACGGGATCTTCTTAATGATGAAGAACTCAAGGAGAAAGATTTCACAAAGGTCGCTTGTCCATATCGTGGTGGGTGTAACTGA
- the LOC113326211 gene encoding origin of replication complex subunit 2-like, with translation MDLVKGRLTVQVWLWYFDVQVVSTLAEILWEQQLKTIRISSTGRTSKVQKPSSLQSMEYLLAFLDGTDAKENDCFVYVFIHNINGPGLRDSESQHYLALLANCSNIRVVASINHVNTVLYIGRKIWKTKAYVNRTYRASQGPCREHTTHIHVFCW, from the exons ATGGATCTGGTGAAAGGCAGGCTTACTGTCCAG GTATGGCTTTGGTATTTTGATGTACAG GTTGTGTCCACACTAGCTGAAATTCTTTGGGAACAGCAGCTAAAGACCATACGTATATCTTCTACCGGGAGGACATCTAAAGTTCAAAAACCTTCCAGTTTGCAATCCATGGAATATCTTCTTGCATTCTTAGATGGTACTGATGCAAAGGAAAATGATTGCTTTGTCTATGTTTTTATTCACAATATTAATGGACCTGGTTTGCGAGACAGTGAATCACAACATTATCTTGCTCTGCTTGCAAACTGTTCCAATATTCGTGTGGTTGCATCAATAAATCATGTCAATACAGTTCTAT aTATAGGACGTAAGATCTGGAAGACTAAAGCTTACGTTAACAGGACATATCGAGCAAGTCAGGG GCCTTGTCGTGAGCACACAACACACATACATGTTTTCTGCTGGTGA